One Trichormus variabilis 0441 genomic window, GCTGCGGCGGTGAATCGTTAAATCGATTGGGGATTTTAGATATTATCTAAAATCCGCGATGCCTCTTTACGTAGGCATCGCCGTAAAGTTTTTCATTATTGTGAATAATCCCCACTAGAGACGTTGTATGCAATGTCTCTGCTGAAACTTATTGGGTCAGTTTGTCGATTTGAGCGAAGTTTGGTAAATAAAAGAAATAGCTTACTAGTTAAGCTTGCGCTTTTGTTCCATACTTAACACCAAGCATTGTGAGTGCTAAACCTTTGCCAGAAACTACTGCCCATGTCAAAATCATTCGCCAATCCTGGCAACACGGCTTCCTAGAAGGTGAAGTGAGTGCTGGTGATTTTGAGTGGCATTTCCAGTGGCATTTTCGTCGGGGAGAACTTTTGGTAAAGCCTTCCCAAGGACGCGCTTTAATCAAAGAACCCCTCGGCCGCTTCTTGGAACAGCAAGATTATCAACTAGAGCCAGGAGGGGACTATGCTTTTAAGATTCGCGCACAATTGTGAAACGTGGGCAGGAGGCTGGGGGCAGGGGAGAATAACTATTGACTATTAACCATTAACCGATTCTGTGAGGCGACTGAGATATCTTTCGATTAAGAGGATGGCAACAATATCATCTATGGGGCGGGGGGGCTGACGCATTCCGTGGGGTAATAACTTGATTAGTCCTTGAGGAGGATACATCTGCCAATAACGATCGCGTGCCTCTAAGGTACTATAACGCTCGTCTACTAAGACAATATTCAATGCTTCAGCTAATTCTTGCTGTAGTTGCTGTTTCCAACGTTTAGCTGTGGTTTGGTTGCCCATAACCAGCATAGAAATGGGAAACTGTTGTCTTAGAGTATTAATGATGGCGATCGCATCTGCGGCAGCAACTACTTGATGATAATATAGTTGCCGATCTAATCCCATCACCGCTAAACCACATTTATCTTTACCTGGGTCAAAACCTAAAATAACTGGTTGTGTGGGAGAAAATTCACTTAAATTCATCATAAATACAAAAATAATTAT contains:
- a CDS encoding pre-16S rRNA-processing nuclease YqgF encodes the protein MNLSEFSPTQPVILGFDPGKDKCGLAVMGLDRQLYYHQVVAAADAIAIINTLRQQFPISMLVMGNQTTAKRWKQQLQQELAEALNIVLVDERYSTLEARDRYWQMYPPQGLIKLLPHGMRQPPRPIDDIVAILLIERYLSRLTESVNG
- a CDS encoding DUF3146 family protein gives rise to the protein MSAKPLPETTAHVKIIRQSWQHGFLEGEVSAGDFEWHFQWHFRRGELLVKPSQGRALIKEPLGRFLEQQDYQLEPGGDYAFKIRAQL